One Acetobacter ghanensis DNA window includes the following coding sequences:
- a CDS encoding LysR substrate-binding domain-containing protein, translated as MDPRYRIPPLSALNAFVAFARTGGIRRAATELRVDHAAISRHIRDLELSLGITLRDKATGSLTQAGHTYYDRIAPLLDGLATATADMRNRVAPLTVTCAHGFAYHWLLPRLYAFRKSHPHMEVLLRSVDASAAFHVSGVESTNHAQIGYVRDGSTTPEPRAVRHMAIARPPVFPVASPACIQTLGGQPRTTEDLLDAPLLHEEDDTEWRRWFAAQGVHASVIPTAGRLWQAHITLAAARAGEGIALGNPFLLGDDLLTGRLVRVQPTQTPLKEAPLGAYVLRASEQIWEKPSLRTFRNWLMEQVEQDEDATRLPPP; from the coding sequence ATGGACCCACGCTACCGTATTCCTCCCCTGTCCGCGCTGAACGCCTTTGTCGCCTTTGCCCGCACGGGTGGCATCCGACGGGCGGCCACGGAGTTGCGCGTGGACCATGCGGCCATCAGCCGCCACATTCGCGACCTTGAACTCTCGCTCGGCATTACCCTGCGGGACAAGGCCACCGGAAGCCTGACACAGGCGGGCCACACCTATTACGACCGCATAGCCCCCCTGCTGGACGGGCTGGCTACCGCCACGGCAGACATGCGTAACCGCGTGGCCCCACTTACGGTGACCTGCGCGCATGGGTTTGCCTACCACTGGCTGCTGCCCCGGCTCTATGCTTTTCGCAAATCGCACCCCCATATGGAGGTGCTGCTTCGCTCGGTGGATGCCAGCGCGGCTTTCCATGTGAGCGGGGTGGAATCCACCAACCATGCCCAGATCGGCTACGTGCGTGATGGGAGCACAACGCCAGAACCGCGCGCCGTCCGCCACATGGCCATAGCCCGGCCGCCGGTTTTTCCCGTAGCGTCCCCCGCATGTATCCAAACCCTTGGTGGCCAGCCCCGCACCACGGAAGACCTGCTGGACGCCCCTCTGCTGCATGAGGAGGACGATACGGAATGGCGGCGCTGGTTTGCGGCGCAGGGCGTTCATGCCTCCGTCATTCCCACAGCGGGCAGGCTGTGGCAGGCCCACATTACGCTGGCTGCCGCCCGTGCGGGCGAAGGCATAGCCTTGGGCAACCCGTTTTTGCTGGGGGATGACCTGCTGACCGGGCGGCTGGTGCGCGTGCAACCCACCCAGACCCCCCTTAAGGAAGCTCCGCTGGGCGCCTACGTGCTGCGCGCCTCCGAACAAATATGGGAAAAACCCTCCCTGCGCACCTTCCGCAACTGGCTGATGGAACAGGTGGAGCAGGATGAAGACGCCACGCGCCTCCCCCCGCCCTGA
- the gabT gene encoding 4-aminobutyrate--2-oxoglutarate transaminase encodes MSTTNKDLLARRHNAVPRGVATSTPVFADRAENAELWDVEGRRYVDFAGGIAVLNVGHRHPKVMAAVQKQLERFTHTAFQVSAYESYIELAEKLNARAPFSGPAKTIFFTTGGEATENAVKIARAATGRNGVIAFCGGFHGRTLLASAMTGKVLPYKAPFGTLPGEVYHIPFPDHDITVEDSLKMLHFLFAADIAPSNVAAIIIEPVQGEGGFRVAPTALLKHLRALCDQHGIKLIADEVQSGFGRTGKLFGIEHSGVEPDLISVAKSLAGGMPLSGVIGRADLMDSVPPGGLGGTYAGAPLACAAALAVLDVIDEEKLLDRANAMGERLKARITGWHKRTDLLPVSMPRGLGAMIAFDILERHAGVEQRAGFASKLCAKACEKGLILLACGVQGATIRILTPLTASDALLDEGLDIIEQILVEEAKA; translated from the coding sequence ATGAGCACCACAAACAAAGACCTTCTGGCCCGCCGCCACAACGCCGTGCCGCGCGGTGTTGCCACCTCCACCCCCGTTTTTGCCGACCGGGCCGAAAACGCGGAGCTGTGGGATGTGGAAGGCCGCCGCTACGTTGACTTTGCAGGCGGCATTGCCGTGCTGAACGTGGGCCACCGCCACCCCAAGGTGATGGCCGCAGTGCAGAAGCAGCTTGAACGCTTTACGCACACGGCTTTTCAGGTTTCGGCTTACGAATCCTACATTGAACTGGCCGAAAAGCTGAACGCCCGCGCGCCCTTCTCCGGCCCGGCCAAGACCATTTTCTTCACCACCGGTGGGGAAGCGACCGAAAACGCGGTCAAGATTGCCCGTGCTGCCACCGGCCGCAATGGCGTCATTGCCTTTTGCGGTGGGTTCCACGGCCGCACGCTGCTGGCTTCGGCCATGACCGGCAAGGTCCTGCCTTACAAGGCACCGTTTGGCACGCTGCCGGGCGAAGTGTACCACATCCCCTTCCCCGACCATGACATTACGGTGGAAGACAGCCTGAAGATGCTGCACTTCCTGTTTGCTGCCGATATTGCACCCAGCAACGTGGCTGCCATTATTATTGAACCCGTGCAGGGCGAAGGCGGGTTCCGCGTGGCTCCCACAGCACTGCTCAAGCACCTGCGCGCCCTGTGCGACCAGCACGGCATTAAACTGATCGCCGATGAAGTGCAGAGCGGCTTTGGCCGTACCGGCAAGCTGTTTGGCATTGAACACTCCGGCGTGGAACCGGACCTAATCTCCGTTGCCAAGTCCCTTGCTGGCGGCATGCCGCTCTCTGGCGTTATTGGCCGTGCGGACCTGATGGACAGCGTACCCCCCGGCGGGCTGGGTGGCACCTACGCTGGCGCACCGCTTGCCTGCGCAGCAGCCCTTGCCGTGCTGGATGTGATTGACGAAGAAAAACTGCTCGACCGCGCCAACGCCATGGGCGAACGCCTGAAGGCCCGCATTACCGGCTGGCACAAGCGCACGGACCTGCTGCCCGTAAGCATGCCACGCGGGCTGGGTGCGATGATCGCCTTTGACATTCTGGAACGCCATGCAGGTGTTGAACAGCGCGCAGGCTTTGCCTCCAAACTGTGCGCCAAAGCGTGCGAAAAAGGGCTGATCCTGCTGGCCTGCGGCGTGCAGGGCGCAACCATCCGCATTCTGACCCCGCTGACCGCATCCGACGCGCTGCTGGATGAAGGGCTGGATATTATTGAGCAGATTCTGGTGGAAGAAGCCAAAGCCTGA
- a CDS encoding endoglucanase produces MTKQSFATALMTMVGAAVFAVSLPAAPAHAEEQGALTKAWDSTRQGTEKAWDKTKSGTSEAWDKTKTGSEKVWDKTKTGTDKAWDKTKSGSAKVWDKTKSGTSEAWDKTKSGTTGAAHDVGNWGERTGKKIGNTGSAVGHDIHNGLTDDNK; encoded by the coding sequence ATGACCAAACAGTCGTTTGCTACTGCACTGATGACCATGGTGGGTGCCGCTGTATTTGCTGTAAGCCTTCCTGCTGCTCCCGCACACGCGGAAGAACAGGGTGCGTTGACCAAAGCATGGGATTCCACCCGTCAGGGCACAGAAAAAGCGTGGGACAAGACCAAATCCGGCACGTCCGAGGCATGGGATAAAACCAAAACAGGCTCGGAAAAAGTCTGGGACAAAACTAAAACCGGAACAGACAAGGCGTGGGACAAAACAAAGTCCGGTAGCGCCAAGGTATGGGACAAGACCAAGTCTGGTACGTCCGAAGCATGGGATAAAACCAAATCCGGCACCACCGGCGCAGCGCATGACGTTGGCAACTGGGGTGAACGTACTGGCAAAAAAATTGGCAATACGGGCAGCGCCGTTGGGCATGACATCCACAACGGCCTGACTGACGACAACAAATAA
- the ruvX gene encoding Holliday junction resolvase RuvX — protein MTLLTLPQLAATLPRHARLLGIDPGRKQVGLALSDVSRMVASPFQTVKRGKLGQMVTLIRAVAQEHEVAGLVVGVPLSLDGSFGPAAQASRDWTLALSEQTGLPACLWDERLSSSAVNRMLIQEADMSRGKRAEMVDRLAAAYILQAALDSLPGAEAPL, from the coding sequence ATGACTCTTCTCACTCTTCCCCAATTAGCTGCCACCCTGCCCAGACATGCCCGCCTGCTGGGCATAGACCCCGGGCGCAAACAGGTGGGGCTGGCCCTGTCTGATGTGTCCCGTATGGTGGCGTCCCCCTTCCAGACCGTAAAGCGCGGCAAGCTGGGGCAGATGGTAACCCTTATTCGTGCCGTGGCGCAGGAGCATGAGGTGGCCGGGCTTGTGGTGGGGGTTCCCCTCTCGCTCGATGGGTCGTTTGGACCGGCAGCGCAGGCCAGCCGGGACTGGACACTGGCTTTGTCCGAACAGACGGGACTGCCCGCCTGCCTGTGGGATGAGCGCCTCTCCTCCTCCGCAGTTAACCGGATGCTTATTCAGGAAGCGGATATGTCCCGCGGGAAGCGGGCCGAGATGGTGGACAGGCTGGCCGCCGCCTACATTCTACAGGCAGCGCTGGACAGCCTGCCGGGGGCTGAAGCGCCACTCTGA
- the gatC gene encoding Asp-tRNA(Asn)/Glu-tRNA(Gln) amidotransferase subunit GatC — MSLDLATTRRIAKLARIGLEENELEATRQKLNGILGWIDQLAEVDVTGVPPMVGTETETLRQREDKVTDGNCRDALLACAPETSGPFYTVPKVVE; from the coding sequence ATGTCGCTAGACCTTGCGACCACCCGACGCATCGCAAAACTGGCCCGTATAGGGCTTGAGGAAAACGAGCTTGAGGCCACGCGCCAGAAGCTGAACGGTATTCTGGGCTGGATTGACCAGCTTGCCGAGGTAGATGTTACGGGTGTGCCGCCCATGGTGGGAACGGAAACAGAAACCCTGCGCCAGCGTGAAGACAAGGTGACCGACGGCAACTGCCGCGATGCCCTGCTTGCCTGCGCACCAGAAACATCTGGCCCCTTTTATACCGTACCCAAGGTGGTGGAATAA
- the gatA gene encoding Asp-tRNA(Asn)/Glu-tRNA(Gln) amidotransferase subunit GatA, translating to MLTGLTLTEARAGLAARKFSARELAQAHLDAIGRLNTALNAYITVLPEADVLASADAADARYAAGTAGIMDGLPIGVKDLFCTKGVRTTAASKMLADFVPPYESTVTANLLNAGAVFLGKTNLDEFAMGSANINSAFGPATNPWKRKGDEATALVPGGSSGGSSAAVAAGMALAATGTDTGGSIRQPAAYCGIVGLKPTYGRCSRWGTIAFASSLDQAGPMTRSVADAGLMLEAMAGFDAKDSTSSNRPVPEFHKAVGKSVKGLRVGIPAEYRAPGLPAEVVAMWEQGIAWLKAAGCEVVDVSLPHTRYGLTTYYIIAPAECSSNLARYDGIRFGLRKDAPTLDGVYEATRAAGFGQEVRNRILMGTYVLSAGYYDAYYLKAQKVRTLIKRDFENAFENVDVLLTPTAPSAAFAQGENMDDPVQMYLNDIFTVPASMAGVPALSVPVGLDGAGLPLGLQVIGKHFDEETVLSIGGALEAAAGFTHTPSVHAGAGA from the coding sequence ATGCTGACCGGTCTAACCCTAACCGAAGCCCGTGCAGGGCTTGCCGCCCGCAAGTTTTCCGCGCGGGAGCTGGCACAGGCTCATCTGGACGCCATTGGCCGCCTGAACACCGCCCTTAACGCCTACATTACCGTCCTGCCCGAAGCCGACGTACTGGCCAGCGCGGACGCAGCCGATGCCCGCTACGCAGCAGGTACGGCTGGCATTATGGATGGCCTGCCCATTGGCGTAAAAGACCTGTTCTGCACCAAGGGCGTACGCACCACGGCCGCAAGCAAGATGCTGGCCGACTTTGTGCCCCCGTATGAGAGCACGGTAACCGCCAACCTGCTGAACGCAGGCGCTGTGTTCCTTGGCAAGACCAATCTGGACGAGTTCGCCATGGGCTCGGCCAACATCAACTCTGCCTTTGGCCCGGCCACAAACCCGTGGAAGCGCAAAGGCGACGAGGCAACCGCCCTTGTGCCCGGTGGCTCCTCCGGCGGGTCCTCCGCTGCTGTTGCCGCTGGTATGGCACTGGCCGCAACGGGGACCGATACGGGTGGCTCCATCCGCCAGCCCGCCGCCTATTGCGGTATTGTCGGCCTTAAGCCCACCTATGGCCGGTGCAGCCGCTGGGGCACCATTGCCTTTGCCAGCTCGCTGGACCAGGCAGGCCCAATGACCCGCAGCGTGGCCGATGCCGGGCTGATGCTGGAAGCCATGGCGGGTTTTGATGCCAAGGACAGCACAAGCTCCAACCGCCCCGTGCCCGAATTCCACAAAGCCGTGGGCAAAAGTGTTAAAGGCCTGCGCGTGGGCATTCCCGCAGAATACCGCGCACCCGGCCTGCCAGCCGAGGTTGTGGCCATGTGGGAACAGGGCATTGCGTGGCTGAAGGCCGCAGGCTGCGAGGTGGTGGATGTCTCCCTCCCCCACACACGCTACGGGCTGACCACCTACTACATTATTGCCCCGGCCGAATGCTCTTCCAACCTTGCACGATACGATGGCATCCGCTTTGGCCTGCGCAAGGATGCGCCAACACTGGATGGTGTGTACGAAGCCACCCGTGCCGCAGGCTTTGGGCAGGAAGTGCGCAACCGTATCCTCATGGGCACGTATGTTCTGTCCGCCGGGTATTACGATGCGTATTACCTGAAGGCCCAGAAGGTCCGCACCCTGATCAAGCGTGACTTTGAAAACGCGTTTGAAAACGTGGACGTGCTGCTGACCCCCACCGCCCCGTCCGCCGCCTTTGCACAGGGCGAAAACATGGACGACCCGGTGCAGATGTACCTCAACGACATCTTTACCGTGCCTGCCAGCATGGCTGGCGTGCCAGCACTTTCTGTCCCTGTCGGGCTGGACGGTGCCGGGCTGCCACTTGGGCTACAGGTTATTGGCAAGCATTTTGATGAAGAAACCGTGCTGTCCATTGGCGGCGCGCTGGAAGCGGCGGCAGGCTTTACGCACACGCCGTCCGTACATGCGGGAGCAGGCGCATGA
- the gatB gene encoding Asp-tRNA(Asn)/Glu-tRNA(Gln) amidotransferase subunit GatB: MSYTIEGRTGTWEIVVGLEVHAQVISNSKLFSGASTTFGGDPNTQVSLVDAAFPGMLPVINHECVAQAIRTGVGLNAQINLHSRFDRKNYFYADLPQGYQISQFEHPIVGKGVISIELQNGDVREIGITRLHLEQDAGKLLHDQDPTKSFVDLNRSGVALMEIVSEPDIREPEEAGAYLRKLRQILRYLGTCDGNMEEGSMRADVNVSVRKAGEPFRTRCEIKNVNSIRFVMQAIEVEAARQVEIWENGGEVDQETRLFDPGRGETRTMRSKEDAHDYRYFPDPDLLPLVLEQAWVDELAANLPELPDAKRARFQAEYGISFYDAGVLIAEQAVADYYETVARGRDGKLAATWVMGDLFAALNRTSNTIETSPVSADALGKMLDLIADKTINGKIAKEVFEDMVETGESPDAIVEKKGLRQVTDTGAIDAAITAVLEKHQDKLAEYRSGKDKLFGFFVGQVMKETKGKANPAMVNEALKAHLDA; encoded by the coding sequence ATGAGCTACACAATTGAAGGCCGCACCGGCACATGGGAAATTGTGGTCGGTCTGGAAGTCCACGCACAGGTTATCAGCAATTCCAAGCTGTTCTCCGGTGCGTCCACCACCTTTGGGGGCGACCCCAATACACAGGTCAGCCTTGTAGATGCGGCGTTCCCCGGCATGCTGCCGGTCATCAACCACGAATGTGTGGCGCAGGCCATTCGCACAGGGGTCGGGCTTAACGCGCAGATCAACCTGCACAGCCGGTTTGACCGCAAGAACTACTTTTACGCCGATCTGCCGCAGGGCTACCAGATCAGCCAGTTCGAGCACCCCATTGTGGGCAAGGGCGTCATCAGCATTGAGCTGCAAAATGGCGATGTGCGCGAGATCGGCATTACCCGCCTGCACCTTGAGCAGGATGCCGGTAAGCTGCTGCATGACCAGGACCCCACAAAGTCCTTTGTGGACCTGAACCGCTCCGGCGTGGCTCTGATGGAAATCGTGAGCGAGCCTGACATCCGTGAGCCCGAAGAAGCCGGGGCCTACCTGCGCAAACTGCGCCAGATCCTGCGTTACCTTGGCACCTGCGATGGTAACATGGAAGAAGGCTCCATGCGCGCAGACGTTAACGTATCGGTCCGCAAGGCGGGGGAACCCTTCCGCACACGGTGCGAGATCAAAAACGTCAACTCCATCCGCTTTGTCATGCAGGCCATTGAGGTGGAAGCCGCCCGCCAGGTAGAAATCTGGGAAAACGGGGGCGAGGTGGACCAGGAAACCCGCCTGTTCGACCCCGGCCGAGGCGAAACCCGGACCATGCGCTCCAAGGAAGATGCGCATGACTACCGCTACTTCCCCGACCCCGACCTGCTGCCGCTGGTGCTGGAACAGGCATGGGTGGACGAACTGGCCGCCAACCTGCCCGAACTGCCAGACGCCAAGCGCGCGCGCTTTCAGGCCGAATACGGCATTTCCTTCTACGATGCCGGGGTGCTGATCGCCGAGCAGGCCGTAGCAGACTACTACGAAACCGTGGCCCGTGGGCGCGATGGCAAGCTGGCTGCCACATGGGTTATGGGCGACCTGTTTGCCGCCCTCAACCGCACCAGCAACACCATCGAGACCAGCCCGGTCAGTGCTGATGCACTGGGCAAGATGCTGGACCTGATTGCGGACAAGACCATTAACGGCAAAATTGCCAAGGAAGTCTTTGAAGACATGGTGGAAACGGGTGAAAGCCCCGATGCCATCGTGGAAAAGAAGGGCCTGCGGCAGGTTACCGATACGGGTGCAATTGATGCGGCCATTACCGCCGTGCTGGAAAAACACCAGGACAAGCTGGCCGAATACCGCTCGGGCAAAGACAAGCTGTTCGGCTTTTTTGTTGGTCAGGTGATGAAAGAAACCAAGGGCAAGGCCAACCCGGCCATGGTGAACGAAGCCCTGAAAGCCCATCTGGACGCGTAA
- a CDS encoding ABC transporter ATP-binding protein codes for MASSASGVASGVRKTSLFVDVLGFVIRLWLAFPLPLAVTVVMVLLATVADVLMPLAAGRLVSDVAVPASQTALLQDALWMVAALAACGFGSVLAKRYAYLGITRLTTRVMQKIGTESFAHVQRLSTDWHANTFAGSTVRRLTRGMWAVDMLDDTLLLMLLPEFCLLVLTTLVLGWHWPAMGAMLGVLSVLFVALSCTLTLRYVAPSAQAANAGDSKVGAALADAMTCNAVVKAFGAEEREETRLAQTLDQWRHATAHMWIRGTDSANIQAAAVVVMRLSLAGAAVWLWFKGRAGPGDVAYVLTMTFLVQGYLREIGQQVSVVQRSVNEMEELLILWRTPPAVPDPVQPVSLHVAHGAITFAHVTFQYPGQKTPLFTDLSVTIAAGSRVGLVGPSGSGKTTFTKLLLRLYAQNSGHIRIDGVDTATVRQSDLRRQIALVPQEPILFHRSLAENIAYGRPDATPEQIAQAARLANAADFIERLPEGYATLVGERGIKLSGGERQRVAIARAFLADARILVLDEATASLDSESEALVQEAMERLMEGRTVLIVAHRLATVVGLDRILVFERGRIVEDGPHAQLVQQAGGLYQRLYALQSL; via the coding sequence ATGGCTTCTTCTGCTTCCGGCGTAGCGTCAGGCGTACGGAAAACTTCCCTGTTTGTTGATGTGCTGGGTTTTGTGATCCGCCTGTGGCTGGCGTTCCCGCTTCCGCTGGCGGTTACGGTTGTTATGGTTCTGCTGGCAACGGTGGCGGATGTGCTTATGCCGCTGGCAGCCGGGCGTTTGGTGTCCGACGTGGCGGTGCCAGCCAGCCAGACTGCCCTTTTGCAGGATGCGCTGTGGATGGTTGCCGCCCTTGCCGCCTGCGGGTTTGGGAGTGTGCTGGCCAAGCGTTACGCCTATTTGGGCATTACGCGCCTGACAACACGCGTCATGCAAAAAATTGGTACGGAGTCGTTCGCACATGTGCAGCGCCTTTCTACCGACTGGCACGCCAACACCTTTGCAGGGTCGACTGTGCGGCGGCTGACGCGGGGCATGTGGGCGGTGGACATGCTGGATGACACGCTGCTGCTTATGCTGCTGCCCGAGTTCTGCCTGCTGGTGCTGACAACCCTTGTGCTGGGCTGGCACTGGCCCGCCATGGGGGCCATGCTTGGGGTGTTGTCGGTTCTGTTTGTCGCCCTGTCCTGCACGTTGACCCTGCGTTACGTGGCCCCTTCCGCACAGGCGGCCAATGCGGGGGACAGCAAAGTGGGGGCCGCCCTTGCCGACGCCATGACCTGTAACGCCGTGGTCAAGGCGTTTGGTGCGGAGGAGCGGGAGGAGACACGTCTGGCCCAGACGCTGGACCAGTGGCGGCACGCAACCGCTCATATGTGGATACGAGGGACAGACAGCGCCAATATTCAGGCGGCGGCCGTGGTGGTTATGCGCCTCTCGCTGGCCGGGGCGGCGGTCTGGTTGTGGTTCAAAGGGCGTGCTGGGCCGGGGGATGTGGCCTATGTGCTGACCATGACCTTTTTGGTGCAAGGCTATCTGCGCGAGATCGGGCAGCAGGTTTCCGTCGTACAGCGCTCCGTGAACGAGATGGAGGAACTGCTCATTCTCTGGCGCACGCCTCCCGCTGTGCCAGACCCGGTACAGCCGGTCAGCCTGCATGTTGCGCACGGCGCGATTACGTTCGCGCACGTTACTTTCCAGTATCCGGGGCAGAAGACGCCTTTGTTCACAGACCTGTCCGTGACCATTGCGGCGGGGAGCCGTGTGGGGCTGGTTGGGCCTTCGGGGTCTGGCAAAACCACCTTTACCAAGCTGCTTTTGCGGTTATATGCGCAAAATAGTGGGCACATTCGGATTGATGGTGTGGATACCGCTACCGTCCGCCAGTCTGACCTGCGGCGGCAGATTGCGCTTGTGCCGCAGGAGCCTATTCTGTTTCACCGGTCCTTGGCCGAAAATATTGCTTATGGCAGGCCGGACGCAACGCCAGAGCAGATTGCACAGGCTGCGCGTCTGGCCAATGCGGCGGACTTTATTGAGCGTCTGCCCGAAGGGTATGCAACGCTGGTAGGGGAGCGGGGCATCAAACTTTCGGGCGGGGAGCGGCAGCGTGTGGCCATTGCCCGCGCCTTTTTGGCGGATGCCCGTATTCTGGTGCTGGATGAAGCCACGGCCAGTCTGGATTCCGAGTCCGAGGCACTGGTGCAGGAGGCCATGGAGCGGCTGATGGAAGGCCGCACGGTTCTGATTGTGGCGCACCGGCTGGCGACCGTGGTGGGGCTGGACCGTATTCTGGTCTTTGAACGTGGACGTATTGTGGAGGATGGCCCCCATGCTCAACTGGTCCAGCAGGCGGGCGGGTTGTACCAACGGCTTTATGCCCTGCAAAGCCTGTAG
- the nth gene encoding endonuclease III: MPPKATSRKVAKTTTKTSKTDTPAAQTATRDMTKSEVHQFLTDLSRAWPDAQTELHYTTPFTLLVAVVLSAQATDASVNRVTPALFAAAPTPQAMVALGDEQVGTLIRTIGLWRNKAKNVVALSRQLLAEHDGQIPHTREALEKLAGVGRKTANVVLNVAFNQPTVPVDTHVFRLANRSGLGRGRTVEAVEKKLEARIPLDMVRDSHHWLILQGRYVCKARKPECWRCAAKESCLFPDKTPLPRPKAPRSAA; the protein is encoded by the coding sequence ATGCCCCCCAAAGCAACGTCCAGAAAAGTGGCAAAGACCACCACAAAAACCAGCAAAACAGACACCCCGGCTGCCCAGACCGCCACGCGCGACATGACAAAAAGCGAAGTCCACCAGTTTTTGACCGACCTGTCCCGCGCATGGCCGGATGCCCAGACGGAGCTGCACTACACCACCCCTTTTACCCTTCTGGTGGCTGTTGTGCTGTCGGCTCAGGCAACGGATGCCTCGGTCAACCGCGTAACCCCGGCCCTGTTTGCCGCAGCCCCCACCCCGCAGGCCATGGTGGCATTGGGGGACGAACAGGTGGGCACCCTGATCCGCACCATCGGGCTATGGCGCAACAAGGCCAAAAACGTGGTGGCCCTCTCCCGCCAACTTTTGGCAGAGCATGACGGGCAGATCCCCCACACGCGGGAGGCGTTGGAAAAACTGGCAGGTGTAGGCCGCAAGACGGCCAATGTGGTGCTGAACGTTGCCTTCAACCAGCCCACGGTACCGGTGGATACGCATGTCTTCCGGCTGGCCAACCGGTCTGGCCTTGGCCGTGGCCGCACCGTGGAAGCCGTGGAAAAAAAGCTGGAGGCGCGCATCCCCCTCGATATGGTGCGGGACTCGCACCACTGGCTTATTTTGCAGGGGCGTTACGTGTGCAAGGCCCGCAAGCCTGAATGCTGGCGCTGCGCGGCAAAGGAGAGTTGCCTGTTCCCTGACAAAACACCCCTACCCCGGCCCAAAGCCCCCCGATCCGCCGCGTAA
- the hemH gene encoding ferrochelatase, with amino-acid sequence MVFHHIPPQGHLAGQGQTRGRPGLLLLNLGTPEGTGYRAVRRYLSEFLSDRRVIEGSPLFWQPLLQGVILTTRPSRSGRAYARVWDAERNESPLRTYTRHQAEKLAEQFAADGVPVAWGMRYGRPSVAQALRSLMEQGCDRIVCLPLYPQYSATTTATANDQLFRALMKLRNQPAIRTVPSFPDDPDFITAVASSIREEQMNAEQPFQMVVASFHGLPQQYVDKGDSYLAECTRTVEGLRATLGMDETTLPMTFQSRFGPTKWLEPYTAPFIAGLPAKGITRIAVVTPCFMADCLETLDEIGNEVRDEFMQAGGESFTLVPCLNDSPASISLLEKLARRELLGWL; translated from the coding sequence ATGGTTTTTCACCATATTCCCCCACAGGGCCATTTGGCCGGTCAGGGCCAGACCCGTGGCAGACCGGGCCTGCTGTTGCTTAATCTGGGTACGCCGGAGGGGACGGGCTACCGTGCCGTGCGGCGCTATCTGTCCGAATTTTTGTCTGACCGTCGGGTTATCGAAGGGTCTCCGCTGTTCTGGCAGCCATTGTTGCAGGGGGTTATTCTCACCACGCGCCCCTCGCGCAGTGGGCGGGCCTATGCTCGTGTGTGGGATGCGGAGCGGAACGAAAGCCCCTTGCGGACCTACACCCGCCATCAGGCTGAAAAACTGGCCGAACAGTTTGCGGCGGATGGTGTGCCGGTGGCGTGGGGTATGCGTTATGGCCGCCCCTCTGTTGCACAGGCGCTCCGCTCGCTTATGGAGCAGGGGTGTGACCGCATTGTGTGCCTGCCGCTGTACCCACAATACAGCGCCACCACCACGGCCACAGCTAATGACCAGCTTTTTCGGGCATTGATGAAGTTGCGGAACCAGCCCGCCATTCGGACTGTGCCTTCCTTCCCCGATGACCCGGATTTTATAACCGCCGTGGCGTCCTCCATCCGCGAGGAGCAGATGAACGCGGAGCAACCGTTCCAGATGGTTGTTGCCTCCTTCCACGGTCTGCCTCAGCAGTATGTGGACAAGGGGGATTCGTATCTGGCGGAATGCACCCGCACGGTGGAGGGCCTGCGCGCCACACTGGGTATGGATGAGACCACCCTCCCCATGACCTTTCAGTCCCGCTTTGGGCCGACCAAGTGGCTGGAACCTTACACCGCTCCCTTTATTGCGGGCCTGCCTGCCAAGGGCATTACGCGCATTGCGGTGGTGACACCCTGCTTTATGGCCGACTGCCTAGAAACGCTGGATGAAATCGGGAACGAGGTGCGCGATGAGTTCATGCAGGCCGGGGGCGAGTCCTTTACACTTGTGCCATGCCTGAACGACAGCCCGGCCAGCATCAGCCTGCTGGAAAAACTGGCCCGGCGCGAACTGCTGGGCTGGCTCTAA